From Candidatus Pedobacter colombiensis, one genomic window encodes:
- a CDS encoding SCO family protein produces MKLQLSIPLSLFAAAIVLITSCQGEKKLPILGPRTVETVKKPDGSTGIDTVYKTIPHFSFLNQDSVYITNDKFKDKIYIADFFFTSCSTICPVMHRNMKEIFEKYKDNPNVMYLSHTIDFKYDTPSVLKKYAQKLGVDNGKWQFVYGSKDSVYKIAEKDYLVAVIEDSTAKEGYIHQGWLVLIDKQKRIRGAYDGTDTKQVAQLMKDIPVLLAEDKK; encoded by the coding sequence ATGAAGCTACAACTTTCTATACCACTATCTTTATTCGCTGCCGCTATAGTCTTAATTACCTCTTGCCAAGGCGAAAAAAAGTTACCTATATTGGGTCCCAGAACAGTAGAGACTGTTAAAAAGCCAGATGGATCTACCGGTATAGATACGGTATACAAAACCATACCTCACTTTAGCTTTCTGAATCAGGATAGTGTTTATATCACCAACGATAAGTTTAAGGATAAGATTTACATTGCTGATTTCTTTTTTACTTCATGCTCTACAATATGTCCTGTTATGCACCGTAACATGAAGGAAATCTTTGAAAAATATAAAGACAACCCCAATGTAATGTACCTTTCGCATACCATCGACTTTAAATATGATACCCCTTCTGTATTGAAGAAATATGCTCAAAAATTGGGTGTAGACAATGGTAAATGGCAATTTGTATATGGCAGTAAAGACAGTGTTTATAAGATTGCTGAAAAAGATTACCTTGTAGCCGTTATTGAAGATAGTACCGCTAAAGAGGGCTATATACATCAAGGTTGGTTGGTACTAATAGATAAGCAAAAACGCATTCGTGGGGCTTATGATGGCACCGATACGAAGCAGGTTGCTCAGTTAATGAAAGACATCCCGGTTTTATTGGCAGAAGATAAAAAATAA
- a CDS encoding cytochrome c yields MRRFLIGALFLLALATIIYSCQDAGQLKQDVYYVNGRDLYIKHCQNCHGTKGEGLASLTPPLTDTVFLKSNKHRLACFIKNGIKDTITVNGQIYDGTMPAFPELYDIDIAQLLVYISNSFGNKQGMYTPEEVSMILKSCK; encoded by the coding sequence ATGCGTAGGTTCCTGATTGGTGCTTTATTTCTATTAGCGTTGGCTACCATCATCTATTCTTGTCAGGATGCAGGGCAGCTAAAACAAGATGTCTACTATGTTAATGGCAGGGATCTATACATTAAGCATTGCCAAAATTGCCATGGAACGAAAGGTGAAGGCCTAGCTAGCCTCACACCACCACTTACCGATACTGTTTTCTTAAAATCGAACAAACATAGACTCGCTTGTTTTATTAAAAACGGCATAAAAGACACCATCACTGTGAATGGGCAAATATATGATGGCACCATGCCGGCATTTCCCGAATTATACGATATCGATATTGCACAACTGCTGGTTTACATCAGTAATTCTTTTGGCAATAAACAGGGGATGTATACGCCGGAGGAAGTATCTATGATACTGAAAAGCTGTAAGTGA